A window of Sphingomonas adhaesiva contains these coding sequences:
- a CDS encoding ribonuclease T2 → MPMAIAMGLAMVPGAAAAQALSCEIPAQLPRPRPDLPSASQPVRRLPIASYTLAISWSPEFCRTRADRPNAQFQCGGGNRFGFVLHGLWPDGPGKDWPQYCRATPILSRKVIRDHLCATPSPQLLQHEWAKHGTCMAGYTPQRYFAKSNALFAQLRFPDMERLSRTPQTAGRLAEEMARSNPGLGVDMMRITTTRQGWLDEIWLCLDKRFRYARCPTHQGGVTPATTVRIWRGRAMAAAR, encoded by the coding sequence ATGCCGATGGCGATCGCGATGGGGCTGGCGATGGTGCCGGGTGCGGCGGCGGCGCAGGCGCTGTCGTGCGAGATCCCCGCACAGCTGCCGCGTCCGCGCCCCGACCTGCCTAGCGCGAGCCAGCCCGTCCGCCGGTTGCCGATCGCCAGCTACACGCTCGCGATCAGCTGGAGCCCGGAGTTCTGCCGCACCCGCGCCGACCGGCCGAACGCGCAGTTCCAGTGCGGCGGCGGCAACCGTTTCGGCTTCGTGCTCCACGGGCTGTGGCCCGACGGGCCGGGCAAGGACTGGCCGCAATATTGCCGCGCGACCCCGATCCTGTCGCGCAAGGTGATCCGCGACCACCTGTGCGCCACCCCGTCGCCGCAGCTGTTGCAGCACGAGTGGGCGAAGCACGGCACCTGCATGGCCGGCTACACGCCGCAGCGCTACTTCGCGAAGTCGAACGCGTTGTTCGCGCAGCTGCGCTTCCCGGACATGGAGCGACTGTCGCGCACGCCCCAGACCGCCGGGCGGCTGGCGGAGGAGATGGCGCGCAGCAATCCCGGGCTGGGTGTCGACATGATGCGGATCACGACGACGCGGCAGGGCTGGCTGGACGAGATCTGGTTGTGCCTCGACAAGCGTTTCCGGTACGCGCGCTGCCCCACGCATCAGGGCGGCGTGACGCCCGCCACCACGGTGCGCATCTGGCGCGGGCGGGCGATGGCGGCGGCGCGATAA
- the nadC gene encoding carboxylating nicotinate-nucleotide diphosphorylase, protein MTFRLDGFDLDAFVAATLAEDLGEGGDVTSAAVIPATARFAAVMDSRDAITVCGLEIAAAFFRTLDPDASIELIAADGDRVAPDSDLMRVTGDARALLTAERSALNTVQHLSGIATLTRAYVDRIEGTGATLLDTRKTIPGLRRLEKYATRTGGARNHRMGLWDAAMIKDNHVAVAGGVGRAAALAKAAGIADIIVEVDRIDQIAPALDAGATHLLLDNMPPATLRQAVALIAGRVPSEASGGVTLETIRAIAETGVTYVSVGRITQSAPAADIGLDFAAA, encoded by the coding sequence ATGACGTTCCGGCTCGACGGGTTCGATCTCGACGCCTTCGTCGCGGCGACGCTGGCGGAGGATCTGGGGGAGGGCGGCGACGTCACCTCCGCTGCGGTCATTCCGGCGACGGCGCGCTTCGCGGCGGTGATGGACAGCCGCGACGCGATCACGGTGTGCGGGCTGGAGATCGCCGCGGCCTTCTTCCGCACGCTCGACCCCGACGCATCGATCGAGCTGATCGCGGCGGACGGGGACCGCGTCGCGCCAGACAGCGACCTGATGCGCGTGACCGGCGATGCGCGCGCGCTGCTGACTGCGGAGCGATCCGCGCTCAACACGGTCCAGCATCTGTCGGGGATCGCGACGCTGACGCGCGCCTATGTCGACCGGATCGAGGGCACCGGGGCCACGCTGCTCGACACCCGCAAGACGATCCCGGGGCTGCGGCGGCTGGAGAAATACGCCACGCGCACCGGCGGCGCGCGCAACCACCGCATGGGGCTGTGGGATGCGGCGATGATAAAGGATAATCACGTCGCCGTCGCCGGCGGGGTCGGTCGCGCGGCGGCGCTGGCGAAGGCGGCCGGTATCGCGGACATCATCGTCGAGGTCGACCGCATCGACCAGATCGCGCCCGCGCTCGACGCCGGCGCGACGCACCTGCTGCTCGACAACATGCCGCCCGCGACCCTGCGCCAGGCGGTGGCGCTGATCGCGGGGCGGGTGCCGAGCGAGGCCTCGGGCGGGGTCACGCTGGAGACGATCCGCGCCATCGCGGAGACGGGCGTCACCTATGTCAGCGTGGGTCGCATCACCCAGTCGGCGCCGGCGGCCGATATCGGGCTGGATTTCGCCGCGGCCTGA
- a CDS encoding SH3 domain-containing protein: MRRVAVWAMMAAVVAPLPAEAAPEERKPPYYASLAPARARMRTGPGRTFPASWLYVRAGLPVRVIDTFKEWRKIEDPSGTQGWMLGNMVSSTRTAIIQGTEAADMRDRPGGPRIVFRAQPGVVGRVGQCANGWCHFDVRGQAGFVQTDRLWGVDAGEALP, from the coding sequence ATGCGACGGGTGGCGGTCTGGGCGATGATGGCGGCGGTGGTCGCGCCGCTGCCCGCGGAGGCCGCGCCGGAGGAGCGCAAGCCGCCCTATTACGCCTCGCTCGCGCCCGCGCGCGCCCGGATGCGCACGGGCCCGGGTCGTACCTTTCCCGCCAGCTGGCTATACGTCCGCGCCGGGCTGCCGGTGCGGGTGATCGACACGTTCAAGGAATGGCGCAAGATCGAGGATCCGAGCGGAACGCAAGGGTGGATGCTGGGCAATATGGTCAGCAGCACCCGCACCGCGATCATCCAGGGGACGGAGGCTGCGGACATGCGCGATCGCCCCGGCGGCCCGCGCATCGTCTTTCGCGCTCAGCCCGGCGTCGTGGGACGCGTCGGCCAGTGCGCGAACGGCTGGTGCCATTTCGACGTGCGCGGGCAGGCCGGGTTCGTCCAGACCGATCGCCTGTGGGGCGTCGACGCGGGGGAGGCGCTGCCATGA
- a CDS encoding 2-hydroxyacid dehydrogenase: MADTRRSARPKVIVTRELPDVVMRRLEELFDTQLRRDDRPMTRDELAAAMADCDVLVPAVTDAIDAGLIEAAGDRLRLIANFGAGVNHIDLTAARARGIIVTNTPGVLTEDTADMTMALILSVPRRLAEGEKLVRTGEWKGWSPGGMLGYRIGGKALGIVGMGRIGQAVARRARAFGLSIHYHNRTRLPKVVEAEFGAQWHPNLDEMLGAIDILTIHTPLNADSRDLLDARRIALLRDHVFVINASRGGILDEDALVTALEQGRLAGAGLDVWRHEPEIDPRLLALPNVVMTPHMGSATYEGRVASGERVIANIRMWADGHRPPDQVLEGWA; this comes from the coding sequence ATGGCCGATACGCGACGCTCCGCCCGCCCCAAGGTGATCGTCACGCGCGAGCTGCCGGACGTCGTCATGCGGCGACTGGAGGAGCTGTTCGATACGCAGCTGCGCCGCGACGACCGCCCCATGACCCGCGACGAGCTTGCCGCCGCGATGGCGGATTGCGACGTGCTGGTCCCCGCCGTCACCGACGCGATCGACGCCGGGCTGATCGAGGCGGCGGGCGATCGGCTGCGCCTGATCGCGAATTTCGGTGCGGGGGTGAACCATATCGATCTGACCGCGGCGCGCGCGCGCGGCATCATCGTGACCAACACCCCCGGCGTGCTGACCGAGGATACCGCCGACATGACGATGGCGCTGATCCTGTCGGTGCCGCGGCGACTGGCGGAGGGCGAGAAGCTGGTCCGCACCGGCGAGTGGAAGGGGTGGAGCCCCGGCGGGATGCTGGGCTACCGCATCGGCGGCAAGGCGCTGGGCATCGTCGGCATGGGGCGTATCGGGCAGGCGGTGGCGCGCCGCGCGCGCGCGTTCGGCCTGTCGATCCACTATCACAACCGCACGCGCCTGCCCAAGGTGGTGGAGGCGGAGTTCGGCGCGCAATGGCACCCCAACCTGGACGAAATGCTGGGCGCGATCGACATCCTGACGATCCACACGCCGCTCAACGCCGACAGCCGCGACCTGCTCGATGCGCGGCGCATCGCGCTGCTGCGCGACCATGTGTTCGTCATCAACGCCAGCCGCGGCGGCATCCTGGACGAGGATGCGCTGGTGACGGCGCTGGAACAGGGGCGGCTGGCCGGTGCCGGGCTCGACGTCTGGCGGCACGAGCCGGAGATCGACCCCCGCCTGCTGGCGCTTCCCAACGTCGTGATGACCCCGCACATGGGCTCCGCGACCTACGAGGGGCGCGTCGCCTCTGGCGAGCGGGTCATCGCCAACATCCGCATGTGGGCCGACGGTCATCGCCCGCCGGATCAGGTGCTGGAGGGCTGGGCCTGA
- a CDS encoding NAD(P)H-dependent flavin oxidoreductase yields the protein MFKGLKPIVYAGREVWPLVEGGKGVAATNHASAGAWAAAGGIGTVSAVNADSYDPEGRIIPQVYRALTRRERHEELIAYAIDGAVQQVQRAWDIAGGKGAININVLWEMGGAQRVLEGVLERTRGLVAGVTCGAGMPYKLSEIAAAHNVNYLPIVSSGRAFRALWKRAYSKVADLLGAVVYEDPWLAGGHNGLSNAEDPLKPEDPYPRVKVLRDTMRDGGIPDSTPIIMAGGVWYLRDWNDWIDNPELGQIAFQYGTRPLLTKESPIPEGWKAKLMEIEEGEVSLHRFSPTGFYSSAVRNPFLRQLEARSERQIPFSTQEAGDHVFQLDVGVKGKNFWVTRGDLLRARQWFGEGFTDALKTPDNTLVFVSPGEKAEIRKDQADCMGCLSQCLFSSWADTETNSTGRLADPRSFCIQKTLQDIAHGGETDRNLMFAGHAAYNFKRDPFYSNGFVPSVKQLVDRILTGD from the coding sequence GTGTTCAAGGGGCTGAAGCCGATCGTCTATGCGGGCCGCGAAGTCTGGCCGCTGGTGGAGGGTGGCAAGGGCGTCGCGGCCACCAATCATGCCTCCGCGGGGGCATGGGCCGCGGCCGGCGGGATCGGCACCGTATCCGCAGTCAACGCCGACAGCTACGACCCCGAGGGGCGGATCATCCCGCAGGTGTATCGCGCGCTGACCCGGCGCGAGCGGCATGAGGAACTGATCGCCTACGCCATCGACGGCGCGGTCCAGCAGGTGCAGCGCGCCTGGGACATCGCCGGCGGCAAGGGGGCGATCAACATCAACGTCCTGTGGGAAATGGGCGGCGCGCAGCGCGTGCTGGAGGGGGTGCTGGAGCGGACCCGCGGGCTGGTCGCGGGCGTCACCTGCGGCGCGGGCATGCCGTACAAGCTGTCCGAGATCGCCGCCGCGCACAACGTCAACTATCTGCCGATCGTCAGCTCCGGCCGCGCCTTCCGCGCGCTGTGGAAGCGCGCCTATTCGAAGGTCGCGGACCTGCTGGGCGCGGTCGTCTACGAGGATCCGTGGCTCGCGGGCGGGCACAACGGCCTATCGAATGCGGAGGATCCGCTGAAGCCGGAGGATCCCTATCCCCGCGTGAAGGTGCTGCGCGACACGATGCGCGACGGCGGCATCCCCGACAGCACGCCGATCATCATGGCGGGCGGCGTCTGGTACCTGCGCGACTGGAACGACTGGATCGACAATCCGGAGCTGGGGCAGATCGCGTTCCAGTACGGCACGCGGCCGCTGCTGACGAAGGAAAGCCCGATCCCGGAGGGGTGGAAGGCCAAGCTGATGGAGATCGAGGAGGGCGAGGTATCGCTCCACCGCTTCTCGCCCACCGGCTTCTATTCCTCCGCGGTCCGCAACCCGTTCCTGCGCCAGCTGGAGGCGCGCTCGGAGCGCCAGATCCCGTTTTCGACGCAGGAGGCCGGCGATCACGTCTTCCAGCTTGACGTCGGGGTGAAGGGCAAGAACTTCTGGGTGACGCGGGGCGACCTGCTGCGCGCGCGCCAGTGGTTCGGGGAGGGCTTCACCGACGCGCTGAAGACGCCGGACAACACGCTGGTCTTCGTATCGCCGGGCGAGAAGGCGGAGATTCGCAAGGACCAGGCGGACTGCATGGGCTGCCTCAGCCAGTGCCTGTTCTCCAGCTGGGCGGATACCGAGACGAACTCGACCGGGCGCCTCGCCGATCCGCGCAGCTTCTGCATCCAGAAGACATTGCAGGACATCGCGCACGGCGGCGAGACCGATCGCAACCTGATGTTCGCGGGTCACGCCGCCTACAACTTCAAGCGCGATCCCTTCTATTCCAACGGCTTCGTGCCAAGCGTGAAGCAGCTGGTCGATCGCATCCTGACGGGGGATTGA
- a CDS encoding glycosyltransferase: MSQPLSILHLHSTFDLGGKEARAVRLMNAFGDRARHTIVSAMPDRLGARGRIDQRIRYEIAQDAPPLTGKPSVARYEAIARYMRRFDLVLTYNWGAIDGVMARRVFARGTPPVVHHEDGFNEDEAGGLKRERNLYRRLALGAAAALVVPSKALEQIALETWKQPRGRVHRIGNGIATALYAGRPDPGAIPGFVRNERELVIGSVAGLRAVKDLPALVRAVGGLSARFRLVIVGEGPERAAIEQAAMAMGIDDRVVLPGFIDRPYRYMGLFDVLALSSRSEQAPISVLEAMAAGLPVVAPPVGDVADMVSDANRPFITEHHGEVRLRDMIQALADNPDGRRAIGAANQAKARAEHDEGVMIERYANLYAGALGRPGCLTPR, from the coding sequence ATGTCGCAACCGCTGTCGATCCTCCATCTCCATTCCACCTTCGACCTGGGCGGCAAGGAGGCGCGCGCCGTCCGGCTGATGAACGCGTTCGGCGATCGCGCGCGGCATACGATCGTCTCCGCGATGCCCGACCGCCTCGGCGCGCGGGGGCGGATCGACCAGCGCATCCGCTACGAGATCGCGCAGGACGCGCCGCCGCTGACCGGCAAGCCTTCGGTCGCGCGCTACGAGGCGATCGCGCGTTACATGCGGCGCTTCGACCTGGTGCTCACCTACAATTGGGGCGCGATCGACGGGGTGATGGCCAGGCGCGTGTTCGCGCGCGGCACGCCGCCCGTCGTCCATCACGAGGACGGCTTCAACGAGGACGAGGCCGGCGGGCTGAAGCGCGAGCGCAACCTCTACCGCCGGCTGGCGCTGGGTGCCGCGGCGGCGCTGGTGGTGCCCAGCAAGGCGCTGGAGCAGATCGCGCTGGAGACGTGGAAGCAGCCGCGCGGGCGCGTGCATCGCATCGGCAACGGCATCGCGACCGCACTCTACGCCGGGCGACCCGATCCCGGGGCGATCCCCGGCTTCGTCCGCAACGAGCGCGAGCTGGTGATCGGCAGCGTCGCCGGGCTGCGCGCGGTCAAGGACCTGCCCGCGCTGGTCCGCGCGGTGGGCGGGCTGTCGGCGCGGTTCCGGCTGGTGATCGTGGGGGAGGGGCCGGAGCGCGCCGCGATCGAGCAGGCCGCGATGGCGATGGGGATCGACGATCGCGTCGTCCTGCCCGGCTTTATCGACCGTCCGTATCGCTACATGGGGTTGTTCGACGTGCTGGCGCTGTCGTCCCGCTCGGAACAGGCGCCGATCAGCGTGCTGGAGGCGATGGCGGCGGGGCTGCCGGTCGTCGCCCCGCCGGTCGGCGACGTCGCCGACATGGTGTCCGACGCCAACCGCCCCTTCATCACCGAGCATCACGGCGAGGTGCGCCTGCGCGACATGATCCAGGCGCTGGCCGACAACCCGGACGGACGCCGTGCGATCGGGGCCGCGAACCAGGCGAAGGCCAGGGCCGAGCATGACGAGGGCGTGATGATCGAGCGCTATGCAAACCTGTACGCGGGCGCGCTGGGCCGCCCGGGATGCCTGACCCCGCGGTAG
- a CDS encoding DUF1467 family protein yields the protein MRWTSMLAIYVLFWAFSVFLVLPWGVRTSAEAGAEHVPGTAESAPHEFSLKKVAIRTTIVATILFALFIANYEFGWVHPGMVVGAVER from the coding sequence ATGCGCTGGACGTCGATGCTGGCGATCTACGTCCTGTTCTGGGCGTTCTCGGTCTTCCTCGTCCTGCCATGGGGCGTGCGCACCTCCGCAGAGGCGGGGGCGGAGCACGTCCCCGGCACCGCGGAGAGCGCGCCGCACGAATTTTCGCTGAAGAAGGTCGCGATCCGCACCACCATCGTAGCGACGATCCTGTTCGCGCTGTTCATCGCCAATTACGAATTCGGCTGGGTACACCCCGGCATGGTCGTCGGCGCGGTGGAGCGCTGA
- a CDS encoding ribonuclease J, which produces MTNPTKNELLFCALGGSGEIGMNVTLYGHAGKWLMIDCGVTFADAHYPGIDVILPDLRFIEERLGDLVGIVLTHGHEDHIGALPYLAEDLGVPIYATPFTAGLVRGKLEEERIEDRVKIRLVHARKPFDVGPFKLEVVPLSHSIPEANALLIGTKAGTVFHTGDWKLDPTPVIGKPASPAELTAIGDDGVDVLVCDSTNVFNNDASPSEASVRDGLMESVGRARGRVVVTTFASNAARLSTLGKVAQETGRKLCVTGRSLDRIIKVARQTGYLKDFPDTIDMDAAMRMPRNKVLVVATGGQGEERAALARIAAGSHPIKLDMGDMVIFSSKQIPGNEVAIGRIQNQLAAKGVEMVTEKQAHVHVSGHPGRPELAKMYGWLRPRVLLPVHGEMRHLMEHARYGQTQGIRDAFVQTNGDIVRLAPGKPEKIGNAPVGRLVLDGDVILPSDGGTINDRRRIAVNGQISVGIAVDRNGRAGGVPEVRFQGIPVEEEREPFLEDAVEAAKDAMQGRVRDRERLREDVRLAVRKVATRWTGKKPIIDVVIVQV; this is translated from the coding sequence ATGACCAATCCAACGAAGAACGAACTCCTTTTCTGCGCGCTCGGCGGTTCCGGCGAAATCGGCATGAACGTCACCTTGTACGGCCATGCCGGCAAGTGGCTGATGATCGATTGCGGCGTGACCTTCGCCGATGCGCATTATCCCGGGATCGACGTGATCCTGCCCGACCTGCGCTTCATCGAGGAGCGGCTGGGCGATCTGGTCGGGATCGTGCTGACCCACGGGCATGAGGACCATATCGGCGCGCTGCCGTATCTGGCCGAGGATCTGGGCGTGCCGATCTACGCCACCCCCTTCACCGCGGGGCTGGTGCGCGGCAAGCTGGAGGAGGAGCGGATCGAGGACCGGGTGAAGATCCGGCTGGTCCATGCGCGCAAGCCGTTCGACGTCGGCCCGTTCAAGCTCGAGGTGGTGCCGCTGTCGCATTCGATACCCGAGGCCAATGCGCTGCTGATCGGGACCAAGGCGGGCACGGTTTTCCACACCGGCGACTGGAAGCTGGATCCCACCCCGGTGATCGGCAAGCCGGCCTCGCCCGCGGAACTGACCGCGATCGGCGACGACGGCGTCGACGTGCTGGTGTGCGATTCGACCAACGTCTTCAACAATGACGCCTCGCCCAGCGAGGCGAGCGTGCGCGACGGGCTGATGGAGAGTGTGGGGCGCGCGCGCGGTCGCGTCGTCGTCACGACCTTCGCCTCGAACGCCGCGCGCCTGTCGACGCTGGGCAAGGTGGCGCAGGAGACGGGCCGCAAGCTGTGCGTCACCGGGCGCTCGCTCGACCGGATCATCAAGGTCGCGCGGCAGACGGGCTATCTGAAGGATTTCCCCGACACGATCGACATGGACGCCGCGATGCGTATGCCGCGCAACAAGGTGCTGGTGGTCGCGACGGGCGGGCAGGGCGAGGAACGCGCCGCGCTGGCGCGCATCGCCGCGGGATCGCACCCGATCAAGCTCGACATGGGCGACATGGTCATTTTCTCGTCGAAGCAGATCCCCGGCAACGAGGTGGCGATCGGCCGTATCCAGAACCAGCTCGCCGCCAAGGGCGTGGAGATGGTGACCGAGAAGCAGGCGCACGTCCACGTCTCCGGCCACCCGGGCCGTCCGGAACTGGCCAAGATGTACGGCTGGCTGCGCCCGCGCGTACTGCTGCCGGTGCATGGCGAGATGCGCCACCTGATGGAGCATGCGCGCTACGGCCAGACGCAGGGCATCCGCGACGCTTTCGTCCAGACCAACGGCGACATCGTCCGCCTGGCGCCGGGCAAGCCCGAGAAGATCGGCAACGCGCCGGTCGGGCGGCTGGTGCTGGACGGCGACGTGATCCTGCCGTCCGACGGCGGCACGATCAACGACCGCCGCCGTATCGCGGTCAACGGGCAGATCTCGGTCGGGATCGCGGTCGACCGCAACGGCCGTGCGGGCGGCGTCCCCGAGGTCCGCTTTCAGGGTATCCCGGTGGAGGAGGAGCGCGAGCCCTTCCTGGAGGATGCGGTCGAGGCCGCGAAGGACGCGATGCAGGGCCGCGTGCGCGACCGCGAGCGGCTGCGCGAGGACGTGCGCCTCGCGGTACGCAAGGTCGCCACGCGCTGGACCGGCAAGAAGCCGATCATCGACGTCGTGATCGTCCAGGTCTGA
- a CDS encoding type III pantothenate kinase has product MLLAVDAGNTNLVFALVEAGTREIKARWRIATDPRRTADEYAVWLSQLLALEGFSRDDVEAVIVSTVVPRALHNLEVLASKYFKVDALVAGRKPVEWGLALDVDEPQNLGADRAVNTIAAHALHAGDLIVIDFGTATTVDHSDFKGAYKGGIIAPGINLSLDALVNAAAKLPRIAIEAPRGNMSVIGRNTVDQMNIGIYWGYIAMIEGLVARMKREIARPVKVVATGGLATLFEQHTDVFDAIEPDLTIQGLAIMWERAHIAS; this is encoded by the coding sequence ATGCTGCTCGCGGTGGATGCCGGCAACACCAACCTGGTCTTCGCGCTGGTCGAGGCGGGGACGCGCGAGATCAAGGCGCGCTGGCGCATCGCCACCGACCCGCGCCGCACCGCCGATGAATATGCGGTGTGGCTCAGCCAGCTGCTCGCGCTGGAAGGGTTCAGCCGCGACGATGTCGAGGCGGTGATCGTCTCCACCGTGGTGCCGCGCGCGCTCCACAATCTGGAGGTGCTGGCGTCGAAATATTTCAAGGTCGATGCGCTGGTGGCGGGGCGCAAGCCGGTCGAATGGGGTCTGGCGCTCGACGTCGACGAGCCGCAGAACCTGGGCGCGGACCGCGCGGTCAACACGATCGCGGCACATGCGCTCCACGCCGGCGACCTGATCGTCATCGACTTCGGCACCGCGACGACGGTCGATCATTCCGACTTCAAGGGCGCGTACAAGGGCGGGATCATCGCCCCGGGCATCAACCTGTCGCTCGACGCGCTGGTCAACGCCGCCGCCAAGCTGCCGCGCATCGCGATCGAGGCGCCGCGCGGGAACATGAGCGTGATCGGCCGCAACACGGTCGATCAGATGAACATCGGCATCTATTGGGGCTATATCGCGATGATCGAGGGGCTGGTCGCGCGGATGAAGCGCGAGATCGCGCGCCCGGTGAAGGTGGTCGCGACCGGCGGCCTCGCCACGTTGTTCGAGCAGCATACCGACGTGTTCGATGCGATCGAGCCCGACCTGACGATCCAGGGGCTGGCGATCATGTGGGAACGCGCCCATATAGCTTCGTGA
- a CDS encoding biotin--[acetyl-CoA-carboxylase] ligase yields the protein MVTVADTGSTNADLVALARDGAGEDGLWLRARRQTAGRGRQGRPWDSPEGNLFASTLVRLSPGEPPAPTLALVAAVALDEAVRLAIPADRARRLALKWPNDLLLAGAKLSGILLERSGDWVVIGIGVNVACHPDLPDRATTSLHAEGATLDAAAFLDSLAAQFGAWLTLWRRQGLAPVAQRWRERAHPPGTPLVARLPDGEEVPGTFETLDEDGALVLRLADGTARVIHAGDVFLVG from the coding sequence ATCGTCACGGTCGCCGATACCGGGTCGACCAACGCCGATCTGGTGGCGCTCGCCCGCGACGGCGCGGGTGAGGACGGCCTGTGGCTGCGCGCGCGGCGACAGACCGCCGGGCGCGGGCGGCAGGGCAGGCCGTGGGACTCGCCCGAGGGCAATCTGTTCGCCAGCACGCTGGTCCGCCTGTCGCCGGGCGAGCCGCCCGCGCCGACGCTGGCGTTGGTCGCGGCGGTCGCGCTGGACGAGGCGGTGCGCCTCGCCATCCCCGCCGACCGCGCGCGCCGGCTGGCGCTCAAATGGCCCAACGACCTGCTGCTGGCGGGCGCGAAGCTGTCGGGCATCCTGCTGGAGCGCAGCGGCGACTGGGTCGTGATCGGGATCGGCGTCAACGTCGCCTGTCATCCCGATCTGCCCGATCGCGCGACCACCAGCCTGCATGCCGAGGGCGCGACTCTGGACGCGGCCGCGTTTCTGGATTCGCTCGCGGCGCAGTTCGGCGCGTGGCTGACGCTGTGGCGGAGGCAGGGGCTGGCGCCGGTCGCCCAGCGCTGGCGCGAACGGGCGCACCCGCCGGGCACCCCGCTGGTCGCGCGCCTGCCCGATGGCGAGGAGGTGCCCGGCACGTTCGAGACGCTGGACGAAGACGGCGCGCTGGTGCTCCGCTTGGCGGACGGCACCGCGCGTGTCATCCACGCCGGCGACGTGTTCCTGGTCGGATGA
- the nuoN gene encoding NADH-quinone oxidoreductase subunit NuoN, translating to MSYAANLAMTLPELVLALGAIALMLVSAWGGPAATRAVSWAAVAVLAGACLALIGPASSGGSAFAGLYRADAFAAFAKVLIYIAAAVAVVMAPDFFRRTAGDNLRPEYPVLILLSACGMGIMVSAADLLTLYVGLELQSLAAYVLASFMRQDTRSAEAGLKYFVLGALASGILLYGISLVYGFTGSTLFDEIAGAYAAVPLTGHGKSIGLLFGLVFVFAGLAFKMSAVPFHMWTPDVYEGAPTPVTAFFASAPKVAAMALGVRVAVEAMGPAEAQWRQIVIFAALASILLGAVAAIGQQNIKRLLAYSSINNVGFALIGLAAGTEAGVASVMTYLTIYIAMTLGSFLVVLQMRDADGQPVETIASLAGLSRTRPGLAAAMAMFMFSLAGIPPLFGFYAKFAVFYAAVEAGLFPLAVVGIAMSVIGAYYYLRVVKTMYFDEPAAAYGEGDALEGGLIAVAAVIVSPLGYLAIPLLSGWTLAAARSLF from the coding sequence ATGAGCTATGCCGCCAACCTTGCGATGACGCTGCCCGAGCTGGTGCTCGCGCTGGGCGCGATCGCGCTGATGCTGGTGTCTGCCTGGGGTGGCCCGGCGGCGACCCGTGCGGTGTCCTGGGCCGCGGTGGCCGTCCTCGCGGGCGCGTGCCTCGCGCTGATCGGGCCGGCGTCGTCGGGCGGCAGCGCCTTTGCCGGGCTGTACCGCGCGGACGCCTTCGCCGCGTTCGCCAAGGTGCTGATCTATATCGCCGCCGCGGTCGCGGTGGTGATGGCGCCCGACTTCTTCCGGCGCACGGCGGGCGACAATCTTCGGCCCGAATATCCGGTGCTGATCCTGCTGTCCGCCTGCGGCATGGGGATCATGGTGTCCGCGGCCGATCTGCTGACGCTGTACGTCGGCCTCGAACTGCAGAGCCTGGCGGCCTATGTGCTCGCCAGCTTCATGCGGCAGGACACGCGCTCGGCCGAGGCGGGGCTGAAGTATTTCGTGCTGGGCGCGCTCGCCTCCGGCATCCTGCTCTACGGCATCAGCCTGGTGTACGGCTTCACCGGCTCGACGCTGTTCGACGAGATCGCAGGCGCCTATGCCGCCGTGCCGCTGACGGGCCATGGCAAGTCGATCGGCCTGCTGTTCGGGCTGGTGTTCGTGTTCGCAGGGCTGGCGTTCAAGATGTCGGCGGTGCCGTTCCATATGTGGACGCCCGACGTGTACGAGGGCGCGCCGACCCCGGTGACCGCCTTCTTCGCCTCCGCGCCCAAGGTCGCGGCGATGGCGCTGGGCGTGCGGGTCGCGGTGGAGGCGATGGGCCCGGCGGAGGCGCAGTGGCGCCAGATCGTCATTTTCGCCGCGCTCGCCTCGATCCTGCTCGGCGCGGTCGCGGCGATCGGGCAGCAGAACATCAAGCGGCTGCTCGCCTATTCGTCGATCAACAACGTCGGCTTCGCGCTGATCGGCCTCGCCGCGGGGACCGAGGCGGGCGTGGCGTCGGTGATGACCTATCTGACGATCTATATCGCGATGACGCTGGGCAGCTTCCTGGTGGTGCTCCAGATGCGCGATGCCGACGGCCAGCCGGTCGAGACGATCGCCAGCCTCGCCGGCCTGTCGCGCACGCGGCCCGGCCTCGCTGCGGCGATGGCGATGTTCATGTTCTCGCTGGCGGGCATCCCGCCGCTGTTCGGCTTCTACGCCAAGTTCGCGGTCTTCTATGCCGCGGTCGAGGCGGGACTGTTCCCGCTCGCGGTGGTCGGCATCGCGATGAGCGTGATCGGCGCCTATTACTACCTGCGCGTCGTCAAGACGATGTACTTCGACGAGCCCGCGGCCGCGTATGGCGAGGGCGATGCGCTGGAGGGCGGGCTGATCGCGGTCGCGGCGGTGATCGTGTCGCCGCTCGGCTATCTGGCGATCCCGCTGCTCTCCGGCTGGACGCTGGCCGCCGCGCGCAGCCTGTTCTGA